In Halomarina salina, one DNA window encodes the following:
- a CDS encoding TatD family hydrolase has protein sequence MSDTDPVLDDHLHLDPVNGRGVEAAEEFADNGGTHLLVLNKPSWHYDVQVSDAEDFRVAYDHTLDVVGDSNDVLPGSAWPVLGVHPALVSQLVDRGFAPEEARDLMQTGLDVAAEYVASGDALAIKSGRPHYDVDEAVWDASNEVMRHAFALGAREDCAVQLHTEGGEDFEDVAQWAEAEGMDREHVVKHYSTGGVEGPTPSVLADKDELVRAIDRDVPFMMETDFIDDSDRPGAVLGPKTVPRRTRWLREEGYDAALERAHVETPRLVYDIDTRETLD, from the coding sequence ATGAGCGACACCGACCCCGTCCTCGACGACCACCTCCACCTCGACCCGGTGAACGGCCGTGGCGTCGAGGCGGCCGAGGAGTTCGCCGACAACGGCGGGACGCACCTGCTCGTGCTCAACAAGCCCTCGTGGCACTACGACGTGCAGGTGAGCGACGCCGAGGACTTCCGGGTCGCCTACGACCACACGCTCGACGTGGTCGGGGACTCGAACGACGTGTTGCCTGGGAGCGCGTGGCCCGTCCTCGGCGTCCACCCGGCGCTCGTCTCGCAACTGGTGGACCGCGGGTTCGCGCCCGAGGAGGCGCGCGACCTGATGCAGACCGGCCTCGACGTGGCGGCGGAGTACGTCGCGTCGGGAGACGCGCTCGCCATCAAGTCCGGGCGACCGCACTACGACGTCGACGAGGCGGTGTGGGACGCCTCGAACGAGGTGATGCGCCACGCGTTCGCGCTCGGCGCGCGCGAGGACTGCGCCGTCCAGTTGCACACGGAGGGCGGCGAGGACTTCGAGGACGTGGCGCAGTGGGCCGAGGCGGAGGGGATGGACCGCGAACACGTCGTGAAACACTACTCGACGGGCGGCGTCGAGGGACCGACGCCGAGCGTCCTCGCGGACAAGGACGAACTGGTGCGTGCCATCGACCGGGACGTCCCGTTCATGATGGAGACGGACTTCATCGACGACTCCGACCGGCCGGGGGCGGTCCTGGGGCCGAAGACGGTCCCGCGCCGAACGCGGTGGCTCCGCGAGGAGGGGTACGACGCGGCGCTGGAGCGTGCGCACGTCGAGACGCCGCGTCTGGTGTACGATATCGACACACGGGAGACGCTCGACTGA
- a CDS encoding NYN domain-containing protein — translation MSGLRDWFSSGTRGGGRSVGLFVDGPNVFREEFDVDLTDLRGVAEERGRVAVARLYVNEQAPAGLIQAAEAHGYEVVTTSGDVDVKLAVDAVEGTVSGQFDVLAVASRDMDFKPALETAARHGVTTLAIAPGTHGRSDALQRTAHEAVTLGD, via the coding sequence ATGAGCGGGCTTCGAGACTGGTTTTCGTCGGGCACGCGTGGCGGTGGACGGTCGGTCGGCCTGTTCGTCGACGGCCCGAACGTGTTCCGCGAGGAGTTCGACGTCGACCTGACGGACCTCAGGGGCGTCGCAGAGGAGCGTGGCCGGGTCGCCGTCGCCCGACTGTACGTCAACGAGCAGGCCCCCGCCGGACTCATCCAGGCCGCCGAGGCCCACGGCTACGAGGTGGTGACGACGAGCGGCGACGTGGACGTGAAGCTGGCCGTCGACGCCGTCGAGGGAACCGTCTCGGGCCAGTTCGACGTGCTCGCCGTCGCCTCCCGCGACATGGACTTCAAACCCGCCCTCGAAACCGCCGCCCGCCACGGCGTCACGACGCTCGCAATCGCCCCCGGTACGCACGGTCGGTCGGACGCACTCCAGCGAACTGCGCACGAGGCGGTCACGCTCGGGGACTGA
- a CDS encoding GNAT family N-acetyltransferase: MPGPVFLEGDAVALRPPEREDVEFLQRCMNDPRVWRPALDVNPMNRELGTEFFEDVLSSEEGVHCLACADAEPLGIVSLTGSQYGPSETSRARSMELAYWFAPEHHGQGYGSDAAARLVQYAFEDRNLRRVSARVGGFNDASVGLLESLGFEHEGTQREAAWFRGEYHDMLWYGLLRREWEPSPE, translated from the coding sequence ATGCCCGGTCCCGTCTTCCTCGAAGGGGACGCCGTCGCGCTCCGTCCGCCCGAACGCGAGGACGTCGAGTTCCTCCAGCGCTGCATGAACGACCCTCGCGTCTGGCGGCCCGCCCTCGACGTGAACCCGATGAACCGTGAACTGGGGACGGAGTTCTTCGAGGACGTCCTCTCGTCGGAGGAGGGCGTCCACTGTCTCGCGTGTGCGGACGCGGAACCGCTCGGCATCGTCTCGCTCACCGGGTCGCAGTACGGCCCGAGCGAGACATCGCGCGCCCGTTCGATGGAACTCGCCTACTGGTTCGCCCCCGAGCACCACGGGCAGGGCTACGGCTCGGACGCCGCCGCACGGCTGGTCCAGTACGCCTTCGAGGACCGGAACCTGCGGCGGGTGAGCGCGCGCGTCGGCGGGTTCAACGACGCCTCGGTGGGCCTGCTCGAATCGCTCGGCTTCGAACACGAGGGGACCCAGCGCGAGGCGGCGTGGTTCCGCGGCGAGTACCACGACATGCTGTGGTACGGTCTGCTCCGTAGGGAGTGGGAGCCGAGCCCGGAGTGA